The genomic segment GAAGTCTTCAGTCAAGACATTTATGTTGGGGATGAGACCCCGATCACCTCCGCTTTTACCGTGACCCCTAGAATCGTGAGTCACTAATCTTATGCCTACCTTAGTTAACGAATTTGCCAAAAACTCGTAACGCCCAGAGTGTTCAGCGTAACCGTGTGCAAGAAAAACCGTAGCCCGGACATGAGTCTTCGGAGTCCAACTTTGGGTAAACAATGACAGGCCGTCATGAGTCTTGATACTTCCTGTACTGTGATCCACTAGCTTACAACTCGCTAAGCTGAATACTAAAGTCCTCAGTAATTGGATTACTTAAAACTTCTCGGGCTAACCCTTCAAGTTGAACTTCAACTGCTTCACGATCACCCTCAATAAATAATTCAATTCGTTTTCCAATTCGCATATCCTTCACATTTTTGCTTCCCAGCCTCTGAACGGTTCGCTCTACAGCTCTTCCTTGAGGGTCAAGGAGGCTCGGTTTTAACATCACCAAAACTACAGCCCGGAATTCAGGCATGAGTATTCCTAACGATCCGATGAAACACATCTAAATACGCTTCCTCAACCCCACCTAGGTTACGTCGGAAACGATCTTTATCGAGACTACCTCCGGTGCTGACATCCCATAACCTGCAGGTATCTGGACTAATCTCGTCAGCAAGCAATATCTCACCGGCCAAATCAACGCCAAACTCTAGCTTGAAATCTATCAGCTCAAGACCACGATCATGCAAATAGGGTTGCAGAAGATCGTTTACCTTTGATGATTGGTCTAAAAGTATCTCTAACTGCTCTGGCGTAGCAAATCCGAGGGCAACAGCGGTGGCATCATTCATTGGTGGATCACCAAGCGCATCACTCTTTAGGCACCACTCAATAACCATCGGATTAAGCTCGTCACCCTCCTCTATGCCATAACGACTAGCGAAAGAACCAGCCGCACGATTCCTAACAATCACCTCTACAGGAATAATCTTCACAGCCTGCACTAGTTGTTCCGTTATCCCAAGTTTCTTAACATAATGAGTCTTTATACCGTTGCATTCTAGATATTCGTAAAGCGTTGCGGTAATTGCATTATTAATCTCACCTTTACGCACAATTATTCCCCGCTTCTGAGCATTAAAAGCGGTTGCGTCGTCCTTAAATTCAACGATATAACGGGCCTGATCGTCGGTTTCAAAAATCTTCTTAGCCTTGCCCTCGTAACGGAGGGCAAGCTTTTGGGACTTTGCCACGGCGAAATCATAACAGGTATTGCGTCCTAATTTATCTAGTCAAAGAGTAAACCGGGCGAAAATCTCGTCTATATATCGAAGATACCAGTCAACGTCAAAGGCTTCATCGAGTTCGCTTGGAGTCAATGGGCAACCAGAATCACCCTCCAAAAACTCTCGAAGGGCTGTCCCAGAATCCCAACTTAAGAGGCTGTTTCTTTGAACAACATCATAAGCATCTTCGCGCATCATTCCTTTAGCAATAAGCTTATGAAGCACCCGCTGAGAGAAGACAAGTCCCCCTAATTGGTCGAGATTTGCCGCCATTCGTTCTGGGAAAATCTCTAGTCTTCGCATGACTCGGGTCAATCGACGGACAGCATAGCTCGCCAAGGTTGTACTGTCTGGCAATATAAATCTCTCAACCGAGCTGTGACTGATATCCCGCTCATGCCAAAGCGAAACGTTCTCGAGTCCCGCCTGCAAGTTCGCCCGTAAGATCCTAGCCACACCTGTAAGGTTTTCTGTGGCAATAGGATTACGCTTATGTGGCATGCTGGAACTTCCAGTTTGCCCAGGACTGAAACCCTCCATCGCCTCCCGAACTTCACTTCGTTGAAGATGACGGATCTCCACTGCAATTCGCTCAATTGTAGTGCCCAATATCGCGAGACTTGACAATAATACAGCATGCCGATCACGAGCTACAGTCTGGTTAGACACCGATTCTGGGGAGATTCCCAAGTCTTCTGCCACGAATCTTTCGATCTCGGGTGGAACATGAGCGTAAGTGCCGACCGATCCGGACAGCATCGCCACTGAAATCCCCTCCCGGGCTTGTTTGAGACGAACCAAATCACGCTCCAAAATAGAATAGAAAAACAGAAACTTTAGCCCAAAGGTCATTGGTTCGGCATGTATACCGTGAGTCCGTCCTATACATGGCGTCAACTTATGTTGAACAGCAAGGTCCCGTACCGCAGAAGAAAGTTCAACTAAATCAGTAATTACAATGGACATGGCATCGCGGAGCAAAAGATTTTGTGCGGTGTCAACTATATCTGTACTGGTAAGACCTAAATGGATAAAGCGTGCATCTTCCCCGAAGCGTTCTGTTAACGCTCGTGTAAAAGCCACAATATCGTGATGAGTCTCAGCCTCAATTTCTGCAACTCGAGCGGCAAACCCTTCGTCGAGCGGGTTCTGTTCAACGGCAGTCCGAAGCCGGGACCCGGTTCCAGCCGGAACCTCACCAAATCGTTCCCATGCTTCAATTGCGGATAACTCAACTTGAAACCAAGTCCGATATCGATTTACCTCACCCCATAGGGACAACATTTCGGGAGTGGCGTAACGATCAACCATGGCTGGACAGTACCACGCCCCAAAGTAAAAAGATCGCGATTCTTAAGCCTGATAGGATATTAACCAGACAAGTAAACTTTTTCCCAAACCGGAGGAACCTGGTGAATAAGGTACGCAAAACAGAAAAGTGGCGCACGAAAGGCGTTCGCGTTGTTAGTACCAAAGACCTAGATCACAACACGCCCCAAACTAGCGGTATGATCCGAGCGGCAGCCTTCAGTAAGGAACATATCCGACCCGAGAAGCTTTGGGCTGGCACCGTAACGGTCCAACCTGATGTTAAGACGGGAGCCCACCACCATGGTGAACTTGAAAGCATAATTTACGTGGTAAGTGGCCGAGCCAGAATGCGGTGGGGAGATCATCTCGAATATGTAGCGGAAGCGGAACCTGGCGATTTTATCTTCGTTCCTCCTTACGTACCGCACCAAGAGATCAACGCGCTCTCTGACAAACCACTTAAATGCGTCTTGGTCCGTAGCGGACAAGATCCCATTGTAGTTAATTTAGATCTTGCTCCTGTGGACGATCCTGAAACGGTAGGCTGGTCCCAGAACGACCTCTTCCATAAGAAACCTGATTAGTGCTTTGTAGTCGCTACTCCATTAATAGTTCAGAACTATTGACCTCAAGTGTTTTTCCTTAGCCTAGATATAAAAACTCTGCAAAACCAATTTACCTCAGTCCCTATTTCGGTTATAAGTTTTGAACTCCCATACTGCCTAGCTCCCCACAAGCAGTCTTGCCAAAACAAGATCTTCGATCGCAAGCCCTACACTCTTGAACAACGTAGGTCTTCGCCCCCGGATAAAATTACCTCTGATCACCTCAGCTAGATCAGAACGAATCTGAGTAAATTTCCACCCCTTTGATTGAGCGCTAATAAGATCACCTGCCTCAGTCTTAACTGCTTGGCGGTCATCTACCACCACGTCACTACCCAACACGGCGTCAGTGTCTACCTCCCGCATTGTGGATGTGAAGGAACCGACAATATCTACATGATGGATTGGATCAAGCCATGCGCCACGAATGATTGGGTCCTTGGAACTAGTGGCGCAACTCACTACGGATACCGATCGTATTGCCTGTTCGAGATTCGCAGTAGTGTTCACCAACACATTAGGCAGACGTGAACGCACTTCAGTTGCAGTTCGTTCCGCCTTTTCGCTATCCCGACCCCAGATTGAAATCTTAGTGTATTTACGGGAATGCGC from the Trueperaceae bacterium genome contains:
- a CDS encoding phosphoribosylformylglycinamidine synthase, which translates into the protein MPEFRAVVLVMLKPSLLDPQGRAVERTVQRLGSKNVKDMRIGKRIELFIEGDREAVEVQLEGLAREVLSNPITEDFSIQLSEL
- a CDS encoding phosphoribosylaminoimidazolesuccinocarboxamide synthase, whose amino-acid sequence is MAKSQKLALRYEGKAKKIFETDDQARYIVEFKDDATAFNAQKRGIIVRKGEINNAITATLYEYLECNGIKTHYVKKLGITEQLVQAVKIIPVEVIVRNRAAGSFASRYGIEEGDELNPMVIEWCLKSDALGDPPMNDATAVALGFATPEQLEILLDQSSKVNDLLQPYLHDRGLELIDFKLEFGVDLAGEILLADEISPDTCRLWDVSTGGSLDKDRFRRNLGGVEEAYLDVFHRIVRNTHA
- a CDS encoding adenylosuccinate lyase; this translates as MVDRYATPEMLSLWGEVNRYRTWFQVELSAIEAWERFGEVPAGTGSRLRTAVEQNPLDEGFAARVAEIEAETHHDIVAFTRALTERFGEDARFIHLGLTSTDIVDTAQNLLLRDAMSIVITDLVELSSAVRDLAVQHKLTPCIGRTHGIHAEPMTFGLKFLFFYSILERDLVRLKQAREGISVAMLSGSVGTYAHVPPEIERFVAEDLGISPESVSNQTVARDRHAVLLSSLAILGTTIERIAVEIRHLQRSEVREAMEGFSPGQTGSSSMPHKRNPIATENLTGVARILRANLQAGLENVSLWHERDISHSSVERFILPDSTTLASYAVRRLTRVMRRLEIFPERMAANLDQLGGLVFSQRVLHKLIAKGMMREDAYDVVQRNSLLSWDSGTALREFLEGDSGCPLTPSELDEAFDVDWYLRYIDEIFARFTL
- a CDS encoding mannose-6-phosphate isomerase, which gives rise to MIRAAAFSKEHIRPEKLWAGTVTVQPDVKTGAHHHGELESIIYVVSGRARMRWGDHLEYVAEAEPGDFIFVPPYVPHQEINALSDKPLKCVLVRSGQDPIVVNLDLAPVDDPETVGWSQNDLFHKKPD
- a CDS encoding ornithine cyclodeaminase (catalyzes the formation of L-proline from L-ornithine), which gives rise to MRILSNEDVRASLKWDAVLTALSDAFLNKDEYLIPDRVVLSASNDRSLLTMPCLSSEGYFGVKQVSVSPENVGRGLPIVQAWYTLMDPNGATILSAEADFLTCIRTAAVSALAASYLAHTGASTLLVIGTGALAPWMAEAHAHSRKYTKISIWGRDSEKAERTATEVRSRLPNVLVNTTANLEQAIRSVSVVSCATSSKDPIIRGAWLDPIHHVDIVGSFTSTMREVDTDAVLGSDVVVDDRQAVKTEAGDLISAQSKGWKFTQIRSDLAEVIRGNFIRGRRPTLFKSVGLAIEDLVLARLLVGS